Proteins encoded together in one Penicillium digitatum chromosome 1, complete sequence window:
- a CDS encoding Multicopper oxidase, type 2 codes for MKPSLLFGFIGLGAALHHVPPRPIKKFELNLTWDTKAPDGVDRQQALINGQFPGPPLVFDEGDKVEVTVNNFLPFNTTIHWHGIEQRGTSWSDGVPGVSQRPIAPGGRFVSEFTASQYGTYWYHSHCAGQIMDGLYGPIYIRPRDITPNLAAMISNDSQAHSQINNAIRDPKLLMISDWFHNTSEELRNIAVAADLDTICTDSILINGKGRVRCVDPAYLTTLTPAALIPLLQGMNYTAKGCLPVRNTFAQTTFSQHNYSAIPPSLFDQCNATNSMEEVIKVDSQKGWVSLNLIGSASISVPTVSINNHSLWVYEVDGRYIVPTKVNALSLNSGARYSVLVQLNNTPGNYLITAANAGLNQKVSGYGTFSYLNGDPSIVGKPSINYGGNSMRTDVVILDENKIKPLIPSRPSEQADQTYLLTIGRIEKAWEWSLDGDHSYGLSLESEKPALWNPQSYKDSDLVIATKNGTWVDVVFGVSGKESTIQPGHPIHKHSNLVYLLGVGTGEFNWTSVAEAQQEIPEKFNLVDPPMRDTFTTLPALQGPSWLAVRYHVQNPGAFFLHCHIDPHLTGGMALAILDGIDAWPRIPKQYGPEGHWGKAGQIQGRDGFKG; via the exons TTCTGTTTGGTTTCATCGGACTAGGTGCTGCTTTACATCATGTTCCACCTCGCCCGATAAAAAAGTTCGAGCTCAATCTGACATGGGACACTAAGGCGCCCGATGGAGTTGACCGTCAACAAGCCTTGATCAATGGCCAATTTCCTGGGCCTCCTCTCGTCTTTGATGAGGgcgacaaggtggaggtgACAGTGAATAATTTTCTGCCATTTAACACCACGATACATTGGCATGGCATTGA GCAAAGAGGAACATCATGGTCAGATGGTGTGCCTGGAGTCTCGCAGAGACCTATTGCCCCTGGCGGACGATTCGTTTCCGAATTCACTGCTTCTCAATACGGAACATACTG GTATCATTCGCATTGCGCAGGACAAATAATGGATGGCCTGTATGGACCGATCTACATCAG ACCGCGAGATATTACTCCCAATCTGGCTGCTATGATATCAAATGACTCACAGGCACATTCTCAGATCAACAACGCAATTCGAGATCCCAAATTACTGATGATTTCCGATTGGTTTCACAACACATCAGAAGAGCTCCGGAATATTGCAGTTGCTGCAGATCTGGATACTAT ATGTACGGATTCCATCCTGATCAATGGCAAAGGCCGCGTGCGCTGCGTCGATCCTGCGTATTTGACCACTCTGACTCCTGCCGCACTGATCCCCCTGCTCCAGGGCATGAACTATACAGCAAAAGG ATGTCTTCCAGTTCGAAATACCTTTGCTCAAACAACATTTTCTCAGCATAACTACAGCGCAATCCCACCATCACTGTTTGACCAATGCAATGCCACAAATTCAATGGAAGAAGTGATCAAGGTCGATTCTCAGAAGGGTTGGGTAAGCCTTAATCTCATCGGTTCAGCATCGATCTCTGTTCCAACGG TCTCAATCAATAATCATTCTCTTTGGGTATATGAAGTTGATGGTCGATACATCGTGCCCACAAAAGTTAAT GCATTGTCACTCAACAGCGGTGCTCGCTATTCGGTTCTAGTCCAATTGAATAACACTCCAGGTAACTACTTGATCACAGCAGCCAATGCCGGACTCAATCAAAAGGTTTCCGGGTACGGCACTTTCTCCTATCTCAACGGTGACCCTTCCATCGTGGGGAAGCCCTCGATCAACTACGGTGGAAATAGCATGCGTACCGATGTGGTTATTCTGGATGAAAACAAGATTAAGCCCCTTATCCCAAGTCGACCTAGTGAACAAGCGGACCAAACATATCTTCTCACCATTGGCCGTATTGAAAAAGCCTGGGAATGGTCTCTCGATGGAGACCATTCGTACGGTCTGTCTCTGGAATCAGAGAAACCAGCGTTATGGAATCCCCAGTCCTACAAAGATAGTGACCTTGTTATCGCAACGAAAAACGGTACCTGGGTGGATGTTGTCTTTGGGGTGTCGGGCAAAGAATCGACTATTCAACCTGGTCATCCAATTCACAAGCACTCAAACCTAGTTTATCTTCTC GGCGTCGGCACGGGCGAGTTCAACTGGACGTCCGTCGCAGAGGCTCAACAGGAAATCCCCGAGAAGTTTAATCTGGTCGATCCCCCTATGAGAG ATACTTTCACAACGCTTCCTGCCTTGCAGGGCCCAAGCTGGTTGGCAGTTCGTTATCACG TGCAAAATCCCGGG GCCTTCTTCCTCCACTGCCATATCGACCCACACCTCACTGGAGGAATGGC ACTCGCTATCTTGGATGGAATAGATGCATGGCCCAGAATTCCTAAACAGTATGGTCCGGAGGGTCATTGGGGGAAAGCCGGCCAGATACAAGGTCGTGATGGATTTAAAGGGTGA
- a CDS encoding Oxidoreductase, N-terminal, producing MSTSNRILRVGIIGCGEITQVAHIPTFGYLSDYFQVTYLCDVSDNAVEHCAKKVIGGTPKTTRKAEDLCASPDVDIVMIANSDAFHVPHAVLGLRHDKVVFIEKPMALSLQDADQLIELEKQSSGKVMVGYMRRYASGFIDAVKEIGSFDQVCYARVRDIVGPNSDFVGQSGTFPKVFSDYREEDVKELSRRTNEFLEQALTAELGIPVTADTAAQWRNLGSLGSHDLSAMREALGMPTAVLGASLCSARGPPFWSALFQYPSFTVSYESGIDYVPRFDASIEVFGGNKTVKICFDSPYVKGLPTTMHIREKLEDGSFRESMVRKTYEDAYTLEMKELYTFVVDGKPAKTTSEDAKKDLEIFGMIMKAGMEGQARLNKAVQN from the exons ATGAGCACCAGCAACAGAATTCTTCGCGTGGGAATAATTGG CTGTGGCGAAATCACCCAAGTTGCCCACATCCCGACTTTCGGGTACCTCTCGGACTACTTCCAAGTCACCTACCTGTGTGATGTCTCCGACAATGCAGTCGAGCACTGTGCCAAGAAGGTCATCGGAGGGACTCCGAAGACCACCCGCAAGGCAGAGGATCTCTGCGCCTCGCCGGACGTAGACATCGTGATGATAGCCAACAGCGACGCCTTCCACGTTCCGCACGCCGTCCTGGGCCTGAGACACGACAAAGTCGTCTTCATCGAGAAACCCATGGCTCTGTCCCTGCAAGATGCGGACCAGCTCATTGAGTTAGAGAAGCAATCTTCCGGAAAGGTCATGGTGGGATATATGCGGCGATATGCGAGTGGGTTCATCGACGCCGTCAAGGAAATAGGAAGCTTTGATCAAGTGTGCTATGCGCGCGTGCGAGATATCGTCGGCCCGAATTCGGATTTTGTTGGTCAGTCTGGGACGTTTCCCAAGGTTTTCTCGGATTATAGAGAAGAGGATGTGAAGGAATTGTCGAGACGGACAAACGAGTTCCTTGAGCAGGCTTTGACGGCGGAATTGGGGATTCCGGTTACGGCTGATACTGCTGCTCAGTGGAGGAACTTGGGAAGTCTTGGTTCGCATGATCTTAGTGCTATGAGAGAGGCTCTTGGCATGCCGACGGCCGTGCTTGGTGCTTCTTTGTGCTCTGCGAGGGGTCCGCCGTTCTGGAG TGCCCTTTTCCAATATCCCTCCTTTACTGTGTCTTATGAGTCTGGAATTGATTATGTCCCCCGTTTCGACGCGTCAATTGAGGTCTTTGGTGGGAACAAAACTGTCAAGATCTGCTTTGATTCGCCTTACGTTAAGGGATTGCCTACCACTATGCACATTCGTGAGAAATTGGAAGATGGCTCATTCCGGGAGTCTATGGTTCGGAAGACGTATGAAGATGCTTATACTTTGGAAATGAAGGAGCTTTATACATTTGTTGTTGACGGTAAGCCGGCTAAAACCACTTCGGAGGATGCTAAGAAGGATCTTGAGATCTTCGGTATGATCATGAAGGCAGGCATGGAAGGACAAGCTAGACTTAACAAGGCGGTTCAAAACTAG